A stretch of the Bacillus licheniformis DSM 13 = ATCC 14580 genome encodes the following:
- a CDS encoding DUF1433 domain-containing protein: protein MKKYIIILLALVIITSGGIFMKQQNNNREKEELYNLAKERMTDFIKTNYKDIKSIDYYDDYEVNPMGGIDIKGYLNDDKKKKIWGIYDKANDEVGSFTVDAERKPEYKDKICDY, encoded by the coding sequence ATGAAAAAATACATAATTATCCTTCTTGCTCTGGTCATTATAACATCTGGAGGAATATTTATGAAGCAACAAAATAATAACAGAGAAAAAGAAGAGCTTTATAATTTAGCTAAGGAAAGAATGACAGACTTTATTAAAACGAATTATAAGGACATTAAGTCAATTGATTATTATGATGACTACGAAGTGAATCCAATGGGCGGAATTGATATTAAAGGGTATCTAAATGATGATAAGAAAAAGAAAATATGGGGTATTTACGATAAGGCAAATGACGAAGTTGGGTCCTTCACAGTCGATGCTGAAAGAAAGCCCGAATATAAAGATAAAATTTGCGATTATTAA
- a CDS encoding DUF1672 family protein yields the protein MKYKKAAALGIGLLLFIGGCQKSGEAEISVQDYTGQDFHIHSKGYQKETAEIAEAHRDEVEKTVKDYFLDQYRTKVKVHNIVGGHGFVTVYAESVGNLHFYTSAKIEIDLDKKEVQADAISSSEWDVKDSITSAIYALAFEEEFAALDYYLEKLAEEEPVVGKTQAAVDNTSGMGYQTPYYAVSLNADWKDDLYSAYLENPKRSKKDWQEKLEDEEITPKSCDINIRLYMNKPNTRPDERIYNQVVQDIEDMEELAPGTYTIYLSDNRINKNLGYNSRKSTLGR from the coding sequence TTGAAATATAAAAAAGCAGCAGCACTTGGAATTGGTTTACTTTTATTTATAGGCGGATGTCAGAAGAGCGGGGAAGCTGAAATCAGCGTCCAAGATTACACAGGACAGGATTTTCATATTCATAGTAAAGGTTATCAGAAGGAAACCGCTGAGATCGCAGAAGCGCATCGAGATGAAGTTGAAAAAACGGTAAAAGATTATTTTTTGGATCAATATAGAACGAAGGTAAAAGTCCATAACATTGTCGGAGGGCATGGGTTTGTTACTGTGTATGCCGAATCAGTCGGAAACTTGCATTTCTACACAAGCGCAAAAATTGAAATTGATTTGGACAAGAAAGAGGTGCAGGCTGACGCGATCAGCTCATCGGAGTGGGACGTAAAAGACTCGATTACAAGCGCGATATATGCGTTGGCTTTTGAAGAAGAATTTGCCGCTCTAGATTACTATTTAGAGAAGCTGGCAGAAGAAGAGCCGGTTGTAGGTAAAACGCAGGCAGCCGTTGATAACACAAGCGGTATGGGATATCAGACGCCTTATTATGCTGTTTCTTTAAATGCTGATTGGAAGGATGACCTTTATTCAGCCTATTTAGAAAACCCAAAAAGAAGCAAAAAAGACTGGCAAGAGAAATTGGAAGATGAAGAAATCACCCCAAAATCATGTGATATCAATATACGGTTATATATGAATAAACCAAATACAAGACCGGACGAGCGCATTTATAATCAAGTTGTCCAGGATATCGAGGACATGGAAGAGCTGGCCCCGGGGACTTACACCATTTACTTGAGTGACAATAGAATCAACAAAAACCTAGGATATAATTCAAGAAAAAGCACGCTTGGCCGATAA
- a CDS encoding YkvS family protein has product MKIAKVGNVIEFKNGLTGIVEKVNENSVIVDVTIMENYRDLELDSLTVVNHKNYKIIKDSLH; this is encoded by the coding sequence TTGAAAATTGCAAAAGTCGGGAACGTCATCGAATTTAAAAACGGACTCACCGGAATCGTAGAAAAAGTAAACGAAAACTCTGTGATCGTCGATGTCACGATTATGGAAAACTACAGAGACTTGGAACTGGACTCCTTAACCGTCGTCAATCATAAAAACTATAAAATTATTAAAGACTCCCTGCATTAA
- a CDS encoding cell wall hydrolase, with protein sequence MKSKFAALAAFLICMLPAARIEHAQAVMLFSKKDKQEMERLMESLKQEENPAFSQLTDEKSFIEAAHLSAEEEEEIEEAEEETTDLTHKEKDLLSRLVHAEAKGESFEGKVAVANVVLNRVKDSRFPDSVKSVIYQRNAFEPVLNGSIEKKADRESVEAVEEAVDQNKKETEALFFYNPDIASDDWIKTRKVVKRIGNHVFAI encoded by the coding sequence ATGAAATCGAAATTTGCTGCTCTAGCTGCGTTTTTAATCTGCATGCTGCCGGCGGCAAGAATCGAGCATGCTCAAGCTGTCATGTTGTTCTCGAAAAAAGATAAACAGGAAATGGAACGGCTGATGGAAAGCCTTAAACAAGAAGAAAATCCTGCTTTTTCCCAATTGACAGATGAGAAAAGCTTCATTGAAGCCGCGCATCTGTCAGCTGAAGAGGAGGAGGAAATAGAAGAAGCTGAAGAAGAGACGACTGATCTTACACATAAAGAAAAAGATCTTTTATCAAGGCTTGTACACGCCGAAGCGAAAGGCGAGTCATTTGAAGGAAAAGTGGCTGTCGCCAATGTCGTCCTGAATCGGGTGAAAGACAGCCGATTTCCTGACAGCGTAAAAAGCGTGATCTATCAAAGAAACGCTTTTGAGCCCGTTCTAAACGGCAGCATCGAGAAAAAAGCAGACCGCGAATCAGTGGAAGCTGTGGAAGAAGCGGTAGATCAAAATAAAAAAGAAACAGAAGCTTTATTTTTCTATAATCCCGACATCGCTTCTGATGACTGGATTAAAACGAGAAAAGTCGTGAAGCGCATCGGCAATCATGTCTTTGCGATCTAG